Genomic segment of Geovibrio ferrireducens:
CATATTCGCCTTCATAGACAGCTTTGCCGGAAGAGACCGCAAAGGCTGCATACGCATACTGGACAACCTGCTCAAAGGGGATGAGGCGGTAACGATAATATTTGTCCTCCTTGCCCGCAGAATGAAACAGATATATTTACAGAAAAAAGTTCCTTCCGCTCTTCAGGAGCGGATGTTCATCCTCAATAAAATCAAATCCGATGCTTCCAAATGGAAGCCCGGTGAGCTTGCCTCCCTCGCAGCCCGCTTCGCCGAACTGGACTGGAAAATCAAAACCGGGCAGATAAGAGACACCGATGCGATGTATACGCTGATTGGATGTATGTAAGCATATTCCTTCTGTAACATTCCTTGACACATGCAGTATCTGGTAATATCTTTGTTATAACACTGTATAACCTTCGGAGCTTGGCATGATAAAAAACCTGACAAAGCACGGGAACAGTCTGGCACTAGTTATTGAAAAGCCTATTTTAGAACTGCTTGGAGCAAACTCAGAAACAGCTTTTGAAATAACCACAGACGGACAGATACTTATACTTTCACCTGTTAAAGATAAAGACAAAACTGACGCATTCAAAAATGCTCTCGAAAAAGTTAATGAGCGCTATCCGAAAGCACTCAAAAAACTAAGCGAATAAGAGCAAATAATTCCGATGAGATTTCTTAGTCTGGCAGAAGTGCTTGAAATCCATAAAGATCAAATAGCCCGCTACGGCGGAATGCTCGGAGTAAGGGATATTGAACTGCTGAAATCAGCTCTTGGCATGCCGCCCGCTTCTTACGCCGGTGAATATCTTCATACTGATATTTTTGAAATGGCTGCCGCATACCTGTTTCATATTGCCAAAAACCACCCGTTTAACGATGGGAACAAGCGTGTGGGGATAGCAGCCGCTTTGGTTTTCCTTCTGCTCAACGGTTACGAACTTGACGCACCGGAAGATGACGTTGCTGAAATGGTCATTGCTGTTGCCTCAGGAAAGCTCAGTAAAGCAGAAGCCGCTGTCTTTATCCGTAAGCAGAGCAGAGTTCAGCAGGCTTAAACCATCTTCCTCAGACTGACCGTCCCCTTCTCAGGATCAAAATCAGTGTAATAAACCAGAATTTTTACTCCGGCGGCTTTTGCCCGCTCAAACTCGGCGGCGTATGCGGGGTCTATCTCATGTGCAGGGCGGAAGGAGTTCCGCTTCACCTGACACATGTAAAGCATACACGCATTATAACCTTCTTTCACCGCCCTTTGCAGGACTTCCAGATGCTTTTTGCCTCTCGTTGTCACCGCATCGGGAAACATCACTGTTTCGTCATCGTACAGAGTACAGTTTTTCACCTCGATAAGAAACCTGCCCCTGTCTGACTCCACATAGAAATCGAGCCTCGCCTCATCATACGGGTACTCCCTGCGGCAAAGGCTCACACGGCCAAGTTCCTCTATCTCACCGTCATTTATGGCGCTCTCGGCTATACGGTTCACAACCATAGTGTTAACCACAAGCCACTCCCCGTTTACGCACATTGCCTCCAGAGTGCATGGCAGCTTACGGGCAGGGTTATCCGAAACAGAACACAGCACAGTGTTTCCCGGTGTCAGAAGGTTTTTCATGGAGCCCGTGTTAGGATTATGAACCGTGGTTAAAATACCGTCCTTAACGACATCCGTAAAAAACCTTTTATATCTTTTTACAAATTCTGCTTTGAAAAGCGGAGGGAATACAAACATAAAAATTGAATTTTTTTCCTTTATCCTGACAGTGTTTTTGAGTGAAGTGTAATTTTTTCACTTTACAGTTCATACTCCATGGACTATTTTTTCGCAACAAGAAGCATGACGATATAAAAATTAAGGTTCTGTACTCTGAA
This window contains:
- a CDS encoding AbrB/MazE/SpoVT family DNA-binding domain-containing protein; amino-acid sequence: MIKNLTKHGNSLALVIEKPILELLGANSETAFEITTDGQILILSPVKDKDKTDAFKNALEKVNERYPKALKKLSE
- a CDS encoding type II toxin-antitoxin system death-on-curing family toxin, with amino-acid sequence MRFLSLAEVLEIHKDQIARYGGMLGVRDIELLKSALGMPPASYAGEYLHTDIFEMAAAYLFHIAKNHPFNDGNKRVGIAAALVFLLLNGYELDAPEDDVAEMVIAVASGKLSKAEAAVFIRKQSRVQQA
- the sfsA gene encoding DNA/RNA nuclease SfsA, with translation MFVFPPLFKAEFVKRYKRFFTDVVKDGILTTVHNPNTGSMKNLLTPGNTVLCSVSDNPARKLPCTLEAMCVNGEWLVVNTMVVNRIAESAINDGEIEELGRVSLCRREYPYDEARLDFYVESDRGRFLIEVKNCTLYDDETVMFPDAVTTRGKKHLEVLQRAVKEGYNACMLYMCQVKRNSFRPAHEIDPAYAAEFERAKAAGVKILVYYTDFDPEKGTVSLRKMV